From the Drosophila simulans strain w501 chromosome 2L, Prin_Dsim_3.1, whole genome shotgun sequence genome, the window CACGCTCCTGGCGAGGATGAGGTCACGGCCCGTCGGAACGGAGACGGCTGGAACGAGGAGATAGCCAAGGAGTACGCGGAGCGACGACGGGAACGATTGGCGCAGGAGCAAAGTGACAAAGAAGCCTCCACATCCGAAGCAGCAAGTTCAGCCTCATCCACGTCCGCAGCCGCGGATCAGGACTCCGGCGAAGTTAAGCCCACGACCAACTACAAGGCCAAGTATGCCCACCTCATCGGAGAGTCGGCCGCATTGCAGGCGGCCCGTAAGACGGAGACCAACCAAAGTTACGGATTCGTGCCCAGCAAGAACAAGAAAGATGTGCGCTCCATCGAACAAACTTTGGCCGACATCCAGGCCAAAAAGCGTCTGCGATTGgctcagcagcaggagctggagcaagAGCAGCAACCGCAAGAGGCAACCACATCCACAGAGGACCCATGAGTCGCCTGGAAACCAATTAGTATACAGATAGCTCACTTAATGCAAGACTGtcgcaaccaaaaaaaaggattaTAGTTCATAAATCAGAATCAGACATGACATGCTCGTCTTGTTCGCTAACTCCTGCTCGATAACATCgataatatttaacaaaacaGAGCATTCATTTTTAGAGGGCCAaagatttataaatttgtgtatttatacCATCTTTTTGCTCACATTATTCGTATTTGGTAAAAGGAAATAGGCTTGATACTAATTTTTATCATAGGTTAGCtccattaaattaaatgccctTTTTTTGAGTAATGACAGCCTTGTATCGAGTGAGATTAGTTTTGTTGATTCAGATTAGTCACATGAAAGGTCTCTGACTGCCATGTAAATCATAAGTAATAagcaatttcatttgttgGCCAATTAAGATCCGAAAGTTGTAAATGTTTTAAGCAAGTTATGTGTCCGTAGCAGAGTCCGAATCGCAATatctatttatataataaaaacctaaaaaaaaaaaaacgtcgCATGGTtcaaataaatcttaaaaacGGGGCGCCACTCAAAAGtcacaaaaaaatacagaataTTTCCATTCCAGTATTTTTTTGCTCGTCACTTCTTTCTTGTCACGGTGGTGAAGCAGTCACAGTTTGATGCCAGCCGAGAGCCACAAAACCACGTGTTGCCCagttaaagaaatataaactAAATTAGGGACGATGGCTGATAGAAAACGCTACAAAATTTCGcaaaaaaccataaataaaaatatgtctAATAGGTGAAAGTTATATAGTAACTGAAAGATGTGCGGATTACGAGAAACGAGCAATTCCCTTTGACAGCCCGGCAGCTGTGACCCAAAGAGTCTCACTTTGAGACTTCTGGGGACCAACCAGCATGGGAAGTTTACGCGGTAAGAATAATTCAGAAAGAAGATCTCCACAACCATGATGAAATCGTTAGATAGGGACTTCTGATGTCTGTGACTGATTTATCTCGATAGTAGAtctgattttaaaaatgttgctaGCTTACGTGCTTTTATGTTCAACAACACTACTATAActctttatttttagataatGCTGAAAAACCTGATGTCTCTGAGTGAAAACCGAATAAAGAAGGATTTGGATTTCCACACTTGTAAGTATAAGTATAATTATTGCTAAAGATTTATGCTGTATTTTGTGATGAAATCGTTAGATAGGGACTTCTGATGTCTGTGACTGATTTATCTCGATAGTAGAtctgattttaaaaatgttgctaGCTTACGTGCTTTTATgttcaacaacaataaagaaaCTCTTTCTTTTTAGATAATGCAGAAAAACCTGATGTCTCTGAGTGAAAACCGAATAAAGAAGGATTTGGATTTCCACACTTGTAAGTATAAGTATAATGATTGCTAAAGATTTATGCTGTATTTTGTGATGAAATTGATAGATAGGGACTTCTGATGTCTGTGACTGATTTAT encodes:
- the LOC27206567 gene encoding sperm-associated antigen 7, producing MDLLDSILNAMDAPPANNEQQKTLIKKQREMLERMQNKQKEELLRFRKYVDERMGRFAKDDRRCIEFQPLDKVHRSVIHEVAENGGFIAMSFGREDVDRHSVVYKKEHAPGEDEVTARRNGDGWNEEIAKEYAERRRERLAQEQSDKEASTSEAASSASSTSAAADQDSGEVKPTTNYKAKYAHLIGESAALQAARKTETNQSYGFVPSKNKKDVRSIEQTLADIQAKKRLRLAQQQELEQEQQPQEATTSTEDP